Within the Halomonas sp. HL-93 genome, the region TCTGCTCTACAAAGTAGTGCTGCAGTTCGCGGCGATAGATCTAAGCCCACAGCGCGTTAGCAATCACGGTATGGGCGGCATTTTCGAGGAGTTGATCCGCAAGTTTGCCGAAAGCTCCAACGAAACCGCCGGGGAGCACTTTACGCCCCGCGATATCGTTCATCTAACGACGTCTCTGGTGCTTACCGGGCAAGAAGCCAAGCTCAAGCCCAACAGCATCGTCACCGTGTATGATCCGACAGCCGGCACCGGCGGGTTTCTTTCTGAGAGCGACGAGTACATTCAGCAGGTCAGCCAGAACGTGACAGTCTCGCTGCACGGCCAGGAGCTTAATCCTGAGTCTTACGCCATCTGTAAGGGCGACATGCTGGTAAAAGGGCAGGAGGTTGAACGGATCAAGCTGGGCAACACGCTATCTGGCGACCAGCTGGCGGGCGAGCGCTTTGACTATATGCTCTCCAATCCACCGTTTGGCGTTGAGTGGAAAAAAGTACAAAAGCAGGTGACTGACGAACATAGGCATCGCGGCTACGATGGCCGCTTTGGCCCCGGTTTGCCAAGAGTTTCTGATGGCTCGCTCCTTTTTCTGATGCATCTGGTGGCCAAGATGCGCACCCGGCAAGACGGGGGCTCGCGCATTGGCATCATCCTCAACGGCTCGCCGCTGTTTACCGGCGGCGCAGGCAGTGGAGAGTCCGAAATTCGCCGCTACCTGCTGCAGCATGACCTGGTAGAAGCCATCGTCGGCCTGCCCACGGATATGTTCTACAACACCGGTATTGCCACCTATATATGGGTGCTCTCCAACAACAAGCCTGCCGAGCGCAAGGGCAAGGTGCAGCTGATTAACTCCACCGGCTGTGCCAGCAAGATGCGCAAGTCGCTGGGCAGCAAGCGCCAGTACATCACCGATCGAGATATTGACGCTATCGTGCGGCTCTACGGCGCCTTTGAAGATAGCGACAATAGTAAAATTTTCCCTATTGAAACCTTTGGATACCGGCGGATTACCGTCGAGCGGCCGCTGCGCCTGAACTTCGAAGCCAGCGAAGAACGCCTAGTAAAGCTGGACGACGAAAAAGCCATTCAGAAATTGGATGACGGCGAGCAAGCCGCGCTCAAGGCCGCCTGCAAACAGCTTGGTGAACAGCGCTACACCAACCGCAAAGCGTTTACCAAAGCGCTTAACGCGGCGCTAAAGGCTGAAGGCTTAAAAGTTGGCGCGCCCGTACAGAAGGCCATTCTCAATGCCCTCTCCGAGCGTGATGCGGACGCCGATATAAGCCTGGACAAAAACGGACAACCTGAGCCAGACACTGGCCTACGCGATAACGAGAACGTGCCCTACAACGAATCGGTGTTTGACTACTTCGAGCGCGAGGTCAAACCCCACGTACCCGACGCCTGGATCGATGAAAACAAGCGCGACGAACTGGATGGCCGCATTGGCATTGTCGGCTTCGAGATACCCTTTAACCGCCACTTCTATCAGTTCACGCCGCCGCGCCCGCTGGAGGAAATCGACGCCGACCTCAAAGCCTGTACTGATCGTATCAAGCAGATGATCGAGGAGCTGTCGGCATGAGCTACCCAGCCTATCCCGAGTACAAGGACTCCGGCGTTGAGTGGCTGGGGGAAGTGCCAGCGCATTGGGAAGTTACAGCTTTGAAGCGTGGCCACGACGTTGTTTTAGGAAAAATGCTACAGCCAGAGCCCAAAAAGGAAAGTGATCAACTTCTTCCATATTTGCGTGCTGCTAATATACAACCCACGGGAGTTGACTTTAAAGATGTAAGAAAAATGTGGTTCAGCCCATCCGAAGCGCGTCAGTTAGCTCTTGAGTATGGAGATTTATTAATCAGCGAAGGAGGCGATGTTGGTCGTCCAGCACTATGGAGGAATGGCCCTGGTTATCACATTCAAAATTCAATAAATAGGGTAAGGTCAAATGCGAATAATTGCTCGTCTTTCCTTTTCTATTGGATGCTCGCTATTAAGCAAAAGGGCTACGTTGACGTGCTCTGTAATAAGTCGACTATTGCTCACTTTACTGCAGAAAAAGTAGCGTCAGTGCCTACACCTTTTCCCCCAGGCTCAGAGCAAACTCAAATCGCCAACTTCCTCTACCACGAAACCACCCGCATCGACGCCTTAGTGGAAGAACAGCAGTGCCTGATCGAGCTGCTCAAGGAAAAACGCCAGGCGGTGATTTCCCATGCTGTTACCAAAGGGCTCGATCCCAGTGTCCCAATGAAAGACTCCGGAGTGGAGTGGCTGGGGGAAGTGCCGGCTCATTGGGATGTTGGTCCACTTCGTTGGTATGCAACGATTCAAGGAGGCATCGCTAAGGGCAAGAGTTATGACGCTGAAACACTAACAGTTGAGCTTCCCTATCTTCGTGTAGCGAATGTTCAAGACGGTTATGTTGCTCTATCAACGGTTAAAACAGTAGAAGTTGCTGTTTCTGAGGTAGACCGCTATCGCCTTCAAGAAGGTGATGTATTGATGAATGAAGGTGGAGATAACGACAAACTTGGCCGTGGTACTGTTTGGAATGGAGAGATTACTGATTGCCTTCACCAAAATCATGTTTTTGCCATTCGGCCGAACCAGTATTTATTGCCTCACTGGCTCTCCATGTTCACTCGCTCCAATGCGGCTCGCGCTTACTTTTACCTTTATTCCAAGCAAAGCACGAATTTGGCATCAATATCTTCAAGTAGCGTAATGTCTTGTCAATTGCCGCTCCCTCCAGTTGAAGAGCAACGGAAAGTGCTTGATTTCCTTGCTATTGAGGCTGCTCGTTTAGATGATCTGATGCAAGAGGGTATAAATACTATTAATTTACTCCAAGAACGCCGCTCCGCCCTAATCTCTGCCGCCGTCACTGGCAAAATCGACGTACGTGGCTGGCAGCCGTCAGCGAGGTCGGTGGTGGCTGCTGGAGAGGCCAATCAAACGGAGCTGGTATGACCCTGCCAAATGAATTCCAAGCGCCCGTCTGCTGGATAGTGGCCGGCCCCAACGGGGCGGGCAAAACGACCTTTGCCTTCAACTATCTGCCGCAAGTCGCCCAATGTACACGCTTTATCAATGCTGACTTGATTGCCGCCGGCCTTTCCCCGTTTGCACCCGAACGGGATCTTGTCGCGGCCAGCCGTATCTTCCTGCGCGAGATCAAAGAAGCGATTGATGAGCGAGAAGACTTTGCCTTTGAAACTACGCTCTCGGGGCGTGGTTACTCACGGCTAGTTGAGCGCCTGCTAGCCGAAGGCTGGAAAGTTGAGCTAGTGTATTTGGCGCTACCCTCTGTTGAGATGTCACGCCTGCGCGTTGCTGAGCGTGTGTCTCACGGCGGCCACAATATTGCGCTCAAAGATATTCAGCGACGTTTCCCGCGCAGCCTGAATAATTTGTTGACGCTTTACGCGCCATTGGTCAGCCGTGCGCGTTGCTTCATGAATGACCAAGACCAGCCAGAGCCGGTTTTCGAGCAGCATGGCAATCACCGTCAAGTGTTTAATACTTCACTGTTTGACGCGCTTTCCCAGGAGGCAAAATCATGACCCAACTTTCACCCGATACCCAGGAAATGCTCAACAGCCTTCGCACAGCCGTGGCCGAAACCTTAGAGCGCAAGCGCCGCCTGGGCCAATACGCGGTGTTTTGGCAGGAAGGTAAGCCCGTTCTCATTGGTGAGGACGCGCCGCACAATCCTGACGACACAGCCTCCGAGGATAATCAGCAGGCCAAGACTCGTCATTGATCAATGCTGAGATTCCAAGCAGTGTGTGTAGCCAATTCGCAAAATGGCGAAAGCGGCTAGCACTAACGGAGTTGATATGACACAGGGACGCAGCATTCGGCTGTTTCTAGTGGATGGCACGCCTACTGGCCTGCTTACCGCTGAAATTATGAACTGGACAGGGCATGTGCTTACAGGTCCGCGCAGCAGGCTCAGCGAGTTAGTTCAGCGCCCCGAATGTGGGAGAACCGGAATATACTTCTTAGTCGGCACGGATCCAGAGGGAGATTTACGCCCTTTGGTATATATCGGTGAAAGCGATGATGTTGCTACGCGGCTTAAACAGCACAATCGACCGGAGGATAAGGGAGGCAAGGATTTTTGGGAGAAGGTGTGTCTTATAACGAGTAAAGACCAGAACCTGACCAAGGCTCATGTGAAATACCTGGAGAGCTTGCTGATACAGAAAGCGGGTGCTGTTGGGCGTTGTAAGCTAGCCAACGGTACGTCACATGAGTACGTGGGACTTCCAGAATCTGATCGTGCTGATATGGCCTTTTTTGTCGAGCAGGTTCGCACGGTACTTCCCGTTCTTGGTCTGGATTTTTTACGCAGCACTACAAAAATCTCATCAAGTCCTGGCCTTGAGCGTCAAGCACCCACAGAGCGAGAGCCAAACCAAAGCGTTTCAGTAAGCCCTAGGCTGAAGATGGAAGTTAAAAGACAAAATATTGTCGCCTACGCTCAAGAGGTTGAAGGTGAATTTGTCGTTCTAGAGGGTTCTCTCGCCAGGGGAGAATGGATAGACCTTAAGCACAACTACCGGCATCTCTACAAGCAGCTTTGCGATGAAGGTGTGCTGATGGACGATGGTAATGGATTCAAGACGTTCACGCGTGACTATGGCTTCACGAGCCCCAGCTCGGCCGCCGCCGCTGTCGCAGGGCGGGCCGCTAACGGTCGTGTTGATTGGAAGGTTGAGGCCACGGGGCAGACCTATGCTGATTGGCAAGATCAGCAGGTCAATGCTGCGGCATCAATGCCAAATGAGGGCGATGATGGATAAGCCCCAGCAGCACCGCGATGCCGAGATTCAGCGAGCGATTGACCATTACCTCCAGGCGCGCCAAGCCATTTTGGCATTAGGGAGCGCAGTACCTGAGCGTATTGGCGGTAACGACAACATTATTGGCCGTATAGGTGAGTTTATTGGGCTCCGCTTTTTAGAAGCGCTTGGCCAACAGCCCTCAATGATGTCAGGTAGCTAAAACCCCGGTTTTGATCTGGAAGAGGACGGCCAACGAACCCAGGTTAAAGCCATTACCCAAGAAAACCGTCGCGGCCGAAGTGTGCGTCTCACCCCCGGTTGGACTCAGTTTTTGCTCATGGAACTAGGCGAGCATTATACGCCGGAACGGATTGGTGTACTTACATTGGCACAGCAGGAGCAAGCATTGGAGGATAGCTTTGCTAAAACCGCCACACCGATTGTTAGTTTAACGATGCTAGGACCTAAGGGACTCATCAGCCGCTATGGGCGGGTTTATAGCCGTGATGAGCTTAATGCGCTAGGTGTCTGAAACCAAATAAGAAACCCCGCTATATAGCGGGGTTCCGAGTCGTCACGATGATTAGCGATTGATCATCGTGCCGGGGCTGGTCTCTTTAACAAAATACTCACCTTCCATCGCTTCCAGCAATGACAATGAGTTGCGCGCCATGACAAGTCCCATCTTCGCGTGTTGGCGAATAAAAACCGTTTCGCCCGGCGATACGTCTACGTCAACGGATGCCCAGTTCTCTGCTTTAGAATAAATGGTGTGTTGACCGGGCTCTACGGGAAAGTAAATGTGCTCACTGCCGCGTGTATGACCGACTTCGGATGAGTCTTCTTGGTCATTCAAGAAAACATTAAAGCGAACCAACGTGCCTGTCATCTCTGGGCGAACCACATAGACCATGCCTTCATCAGCATTAGGCTGTTGCGGTAACTTAAAGCCCTGAAGTTCATTCTGTAAATTCTCTGAAGAGGGCGCTTTGGCAGCACAGCCAGTGATAAGCGCCAGCGCAACAAACGCCAATAGCAGTTTCCCGATCCCTTTAAACGTCATGTTCCCTACCATTTTTTACTCCATAAGCGAGTTTCCACCCGCTGTCATATTTCAATCAATTGCCATAAGGGCGTTACGATGACTGCCGTTTCTTGTTATCCGAAGTTAACCGAAGCGAAGCCAAGCGTATATTAACCAAAATTTAGTTATTGTCACTGACGAAAAGGTGGCAGATGATCATAAAATTAAAAATCAACGCCTTAGGGGAAAGGGTAGTAGAACCCGTTTTTCCATTCTGTTCGGCTTCGTTGTAGTCTGTGCACATTGATTAAACTTCGGGTGCTTATCGTGGCGGACAGCAGGGAAGGCCGGTTCCAGCAGGACATCATTGACGCCATGGCCGCTGATGGCTGGCGGGTGGGCACGGCCACTGGCTACGACCGCACATCAGCGCTCTACACTGAAGATCTGTTGGGCTATGTGCAGGATGCCTGGCCCGAGCGCTGGGAGAAGTTCTGCAAGGCCAACCCGCAAGCATCCGAGCAAGTGTTCATCCAAAAGGTGGTCCGCGAGCTTGAACGAGCGGGCACGCTTGAGGTGCTGCGCCATGGCTTCAAAGTGCCGGGAGTAACGTTTGACCTGTGCAGCTTCAAACCTGACCACGCCATGAACCCCGAAGCACTTGCCCGCTACCGCGCCAATCGCCTGCGCGTGGTGCCGGAGGTGTCTTATTCGCCGCATGCGCGAGAAAAAGGCCAGGGCAGCCAAAGCTATAACCCACGTTTGGATCTGGTGCTGTTCGTCAACGGCATCCCTACAGCCACCTTGGAGCTGAAAAGCGAGTTCAAGCAGTCGGTAGAAAACGCCAAGCGTCAGTATCGTAACGACCGCCCGCTGAAAGACCCGATCACCCGCAAGATCGAGCCGCTGCTGGCGTTCAAGCGCGGCGCGCTGGTGCATTTTGCCGTCAGCCAGGCCGAGGTGGCGATGGCTACCAAGCTGGCGGGTAAAGACACCTTCTTTCTGCCCTTTAACCAAGGTACTGAGGGTGGCGGCGCGGGCAACCCACTGCTGGAAGACGAGAACCACTATGCGACCACCTATTTGTGGGAGCGCGTGTTTTCACCGGATGCCTGGCTCAAGATTTTGGGGCGCTTCCTGCACCTTGAAAAGAAAACCAGTGAAGACTTTTACGGGCGTCGAAAAACAAAAGAAACGCTTATTTTTCCGCGTTACCATCAATGGGAAGTCGTCAATCAACTGGTGACCACAACTCATCAGGAACCTCCGGGCCAGCGCTACCTGGTGCAGCACAGCGCAGGCTCGGGTAAGTCCAACTCCATCGCCTGGCTGGCCCATCAGCTTGCCAACCTGTACGACGAAAGCGGCCAGCAAAAGCGCTTCAACTCAGTGATTGTGGTGACCGACCGCACGGTGCTTGATAGCCAGCTGCAAGACACCATTTACCAGTTCGAGCATGCCCATGGTGTGGTGTGTCCCATTACCCGCGATGTGGGTAACCAGAGCAAATCAGAGCAGTTGGCGGACGCGCTTGCCAATAATACGCGGATCATCATTGTCACGATCCAGACCTTTCCGGCGCTGTTTGATGCACTGGACAAGCGCCCTCAGCTTGCCGAGGGCCACTACGCGGTGATAGCGGATGAAGCACATTCTTCGCAGACCGGTAGTTCGGCCACCAAGCTCAAAGCGCTGCTGGCCGCCGCAGGTGAAATGGCGGGTGATGATGAAGACATCAGCGCGGAGATGATGCTGGATGCGGCAGTGGCCTCGCGCCGCCCAAGCGAAAGCATTAGTTACTATGCTTTCACGGCGACACCCAAAGCCAAAACGCTGGAGCTGTTTGGTCGCGTGGCCGACCCAGCTTTGCCGCCGAGCGCGGAAAACAAGCCCGAGCCTTTCCACCTCTATTCCATGCGTCAGGCAATCGAAGAAGGCTTTATCCTTGATGTGCTGCGCAATTACGTTACCTACGGTACCGCCTGGAAGCTCGCACACCCGGATGCAGAAGCGCAGGAGGTGGACGCCAAAAAGGCCTCGCGAACCTTGGCCAAGTGGGTGCGGTTACACCCTTACAACATTGCCCAGCGTGTAGAAGTCATTGTGGAGCATTATCGCGCCAACGTGCGTCATCTGCTGGATGGCCAAGCGAAAGCCATGGTGGTCACCGCTAGTCGCCAGGAAGCGGTGCGATACCAGCTCGCTATGCGGCAGTACGTGGAATCAAAAGGCTATACCGATGTGCACCCGCTGGTCGCCTTTTCGGGTACGGTGCTGCCTGATGAAGTGATCGTTGAAGAGGTGAGTGAATCAAGCAAGCTACTCAACCCAGGTTTGCGTGGGCGAGATTTGGCGGATGCTTTCGACACCGACGATTTCAATGTGATGATTGCCGCCAACAAGTACCAGACCGGTTTTGATCAACCCAAGCTGTGCGCAATGTATGTAGATAAAAAGCTACAGGGCGTGGATTGCGTGCAAACCCTCTCGCGGCTCAATCGGCTGTTCCCCGGCAAGCAGACGTTTATTCTCGACTTCTTCAACGAGCCGGAGGACATACTCGAGGCCTTTGCGCCCTATTATCGCAAGGCAACGCTGGCCGATGTCTCAGATCCGCAGGTGGTGTATGACATCAAGCGCACCCTGGACGCCAGTGGCATCTATCACTGGCCCGAGGTGGAGGCGTTCGCTACCGCTTTTTTCGACCCCAAAGCTCCATCATCACGCCTGAGTTACCACTGCAAGCCTGCTCAAGATCGTTTCAAAAAACGTTATGAAGTGATCCTAGAGCAGCAGGAAATATGGAAAGAGGAACGCCGCCAGGCCGAGCAGAATGGCGATGAAACAGGAAGTAAGCGTGCCGATCAGGAGTTGGAAGATGCAGGCAAAACCCGTGACGAGCTCGATCTCTTCCGCAAGAACCTGCAAAGCTTCGTGCGAACTTATGAGTTCCTCAGTCAAATCATTTCCTTTGATGACGCCGAGCTGGAGCAACTGTGTGTGTTTGCCAAGCATCTCCATCCGCTGCTTCGCATTGATAGGTTGTTGGAAGGTGATCCTCTCGACGTAAGTGAGCTATCGCTGGATAGCTACCGGTTAACCAAGCGCGCCGAGCAGCAGCTAAATCTAGGCGAAAAAGAAGGCGACTATGGACTGAAGCCGATTACAGAGGTTGGCTCTGGCAAACCTCACGATCCAGAAACCCAGCAGCTCAATGAGATTATCGAACGGCTTAACGACCTGTATGGCGCTGATATTAGCGATGAAGACAAGCTGCACTTCGCCAACGGGATAGCTGATCGCATCGAACGTGATGACGCCGTAATGGCCCAGATTAACCATCACGATGATCACCAGGTAATGCACGGCCTGTTTCCAAAACGCGTAACGGACGCCGTGATGGATGCCATGAACGACCATGAAAAGCTCACCATGCCGCTACTGGAGGATGAGGAAACCGGCAGGCAGTTCGCGCTGTTGATTCTTAAGTTGCTGGCAGGAAGGGCAGGGAATAATGAGTATCCAAACAACTGAGTTGTCGACTCTTGTGGCAGCAATGGTAATAGATACGTGACGGATACCGCGTGACAGACTTTTCGGTCATGAACGGTGCAGAACAAATAACGTCTGTTTGATGCTATTGAAGGCAGGTTTATATGATCAATGCCTGGAAAAATCTGGTGCAGAACGACACCTGAGCAGGTGATCCATATGTCATCCGGCAGGCGGGCGAACGAGACTCAGAGAGTCAGGACTACGCAGGTGAGAGCGTCATCATCTTCGCATACAACGCACGGTCTTCGTTGTAACACTCGCAGGCGGCGCCGATCAGGCCTGCGCGGTCGAGCACCTTGATTTCGCCGCGGTGGTACCCGATCAGCCCGCGCGTCTGCAGGGCGATCGCCGCCATGGTGATGCCGGCGCGTCTGACGCCGAGCATCATGGCGAGAAACTCATGGGTTAGTTTCAATTGGTCAGTGCGCGCGCGGTCCTGGGTCATCAGCAGCCAGCGGGCGAGGCGGGCCTCTATCTGATGAAAATGGATGCAGGCGGTTGAATGGGCCAGCTGCTTCATGACGACGTAAAGGTAGTGCTTCAGCCGCTGATGCAATACGGGGCTGCTCAGTAGAAGCGCTTGGAAGCTGGCGGCATTCATGCGAAGCGCCGAGCCCGCGCCTTGCACTAGGGCGAGCAAGGGTGCCTCGTCGATGCCTAGCACCAGGGAGCTTCCCAGCATGCCTTCTCGCCCCGTCATGGCGACTTCCAGGCGATTGTCAGGGTCAAGGATGACGATCAGTGAAATAAAGCTATCGAGTGGAAAATAAACGTGGCTGACGGCTTCTGTGGGCTGGACCAGTACTTCGCCAAACGTTAGCGCCACGGTTTCGCAGGCGCTCATAAAGGCATCCCGCTCGACCGTGGGTAGTTTAGCTAGCAGTTGATTGGCATCGGAAACGTGCAAAATAGACGTCATGTGCCTCTCCGGTTATATAACCTGGCAAGCGGCACAATGACGGTATTAATCATTTTGATGTCGGCTGCAGATCGAGACGCCGTCATCGATCTTCTGACGGTCCATCTTCATATTAACATTGGGTGAACCAAGCGTCGGCACGCTAGCGTACACAAATCGGTAAACGTTACTTCTGGTTAACTGGCTCTTTTCAGCCCTTTATATCACGGCATGTTGATTGAGCAGGCGGTCGTATTCGCGCTTAACTACCGAGTAACACTCGCAAACACGCGCTTCAAGCCCGGGCCTGTTGGTCACGGTAATCCGCCCACGATGATAAGAGATCAAGCCAGCCTTCTGAAGTTTGCCGGCTGATTCGGTTACCCCTTCGCGACGAACGCCCAGCATATTGGCGATTAACTCCTGAGTCATGACCAGTTCATCGCCCGATAGCCGGTCGAGGCTGAGCAGCAGCCAGCGACATAGCTGCTGGTCAACACTGTGATGGCGATTACATACCGCGGTCTGCGCCATTTGCGTTAGTAACGCCTGGGTATAGCGTAGCAGCAGCCGTTGCATCGGCCCGGCGCGGTAGAACTCATTTTTTAGTACCTGACCCTTAAGACGATACGCTTTCCCAGCGCTTTGCACGATCGCTCGGCTGGGTGTGGTCTCACCGCCCATGAACAGCGAGACACCCACTACGCCTTCATGGCCCACCACAGCGATTTCCGTCGAGGCGCCGTTTTCCATTACACAGAGTAGGGAGACAATGGCATCAAGTGGGAAGTAGACATGGCTCATTTGCTGACCGGATTCACACAGCGATTGCCCCAGCACCAATGGCACCTTTTCAAGATGGGGCAACAAACGTCCTAGTTCCTCTTTTGGCAGTAACCTAAGCAACGCATTTTGGTGAAAATCCTGCGGTTCAGACATCGACACCTCTCCTAATCCCCAGCGGTTGAGCAGAGCATGACGCGAATTGTCTGCATAGGTAGCCGTGATAGGCACCTGGGAGTATCGCCCCCAGTCGGGAGATACATTTAGTTTCAGTATAGGTTACTTAGGGGGGCTCTCTGTACGCTACCGCACATAGCTGGGAGTGAGCGGGTTTACAAATCGTTCTTATATTAGACAAATGTAGCCTTGTGAATATTTCATCATCCATGTTCGCCAGCGCACGGTCAGCTGCCGCTGTATTTCCTAGTATGCATCCTAAGTGCGGCAACGGACATGCCTAAACAGGATGTTGCACTTTGCGCTGCAGGGAACGCAGCGCCTCCTTTCTAATATCGTCAATACCGAATACCGCTCTAGTGTCATTCACCCATTCGGGCTATCTGTTGTGCATTTAATGAGCAATAGTGCCTATTGAGAGGGATAGCGACGCTTTGGGCATGACCGCATTGAAAAATGCGCCATGCGTTCGCTTGCGCACAGAGCAAGGGCTTGTAACCCCCTTATGGTTGAAAAAAAGCATCGATAATCACCAGCGGAAAACGCCATTCAGAAGATTAAAAAGTAAGAGGCCTAGTTTTAAAACAGAGGCCCTGCGCATGAAGGGGAGCGACTATGCAGAACGGCAGCTATCAAAAAGATGACGTTCAGACGTTTGAAGGTATTACCGAGCAAAAACATGCCGACATTCGGTTGCGTGATGCTGAAGCTGCCCTGCAGGCCGCCACCGAATGGGCCCAAGTGACGTTAAACTCGATCGGCGATGCCGTCGTGACGACCGACCTTGAGTGTCGGGTTACCTATATGAACCGAGTCGCTGAAGCACTGACCGGGTGGTCGAGCATTAAGGCGCTCGGCAAACCCTTGGCTGAGGTCTTTACGTTAATTGATGGGCAGACGCTTAAGACGGCCACCAACCCGGCGCTGCGCGCTATGGAAGAGAACCGTACCGTTGGGCTCG harbors:
- a CDS encoding Crp/Fnr family transcriptional regulator, translating into MTSILHVSDANQLLAKLPTVERDAFMSACETVALTFGEVLVQPTEAVSHVYFPLDSFISLIVILDPDNRLEVAMTGREGMLGSSLVLGIDEAPLLALVQGAGSALRMNAASFQALLLSSPVLHQRLKHYLYVVMKQLAHSTACIHFHQIEARLARWLLMTQDRARTDQLKLTHEFLAMMLGVRRAGITMAAIALQTRGLIGYHRGEIKVLDRAGLIGAACECYNEDRALYAKMMTLSPA
- a CDS encoding restriction endonuclease subunit S, which translates into the protein MSYPAYPEYKDSGVEWLGEVPAHWEVTALKRGHDVVLGKMLQPEPKKESDQLLPYLRAANIQPTGVDFKDVRKMWFSPSEARQLALEYGDLLISEGGDVGRPALWRNGPGYHIQNSINRVRSNANNCSSFLFYWMLAIKQKGYVDVLCNKSTIAHFTAEKVASVPTPFPPGSEQTQIANFLYHETTRIDALVEEQQCLIELLKEKRQAVISHAVTKGLDPSVPMKDSGVEWLGEVPAHWDVGPLRWYATIQGGIAKGKSYDAETLTVELPYLRVANVQDGYVALSTVKTVEVAVSEVDRYRLQEGDVLMNEGGDNDKLGRGTVWNGEITDCLHQNHVFAIRPNQYLLPHWLSMFTRSNAARAYFYLYSKQSTNLASISSSSVMSCQLPLPPVEEQRKVLDFLAIEAARLDDLMQEGINTINLLQERRSALISAAVTGKIDVRGWQPSARSVVAAGEANQTELV
- a CDS encoding type I restriction endonuclease subunit R, whose product is MADSREGRFQQDIIDAMAADGWRVGTATGYDRTSALYTEDLLGYVQDAWPERWEKFCKANPQASEQVFIQKVVRELERAGTLEVLRHGFKVPGVTFDLCSFKPDHAMNPEALARYRANRLRVVPEVSYSPHAREKGQGSQSYNPRLDLVLFVNGIPTATLELKSEFKQSVENAKRQYRNDRPLKDPITRKIEPLLAFKRGALVHFAVSQAEVAMATKLAGKDTFFLPFNQGTEGGGAGNPLLEDENHYATTYLWERVFSPDAWLKILGRFLHLEKKTSEDFYGRRKTKETLIFPRYHQWEVVNQLVTTTHQEPPGQRYLVQHSAGSGKSNSIAWLAHQLANLYDESGQQKRFNSVIVVTDRTVLDSQLQDTIYQFEHAHGVVCPITRDVGNQSKSEQLADALANNTRIIIVTIQTFPALFDALDKRPQLAEGHYAVIADEAHSSQTGSSATKLKALLAAAGEMAGDDEDISAEMMLDAAVASRRPSESISYYAFTATPKAKTLELFGRVADPALPPSAENKPEPFHLYSMRQAIEEGFILDVLRNYVTYGTAWKLAHPDAEAQEVDAKKASRTLAKWVRLHPYNIAQRVEVIVEHYRANVRHLLDGQAKAMVVTASRQEAVRYQLAMRQYVESKGYTDVHPLVAFSGTVLPDEVIVEEVSESSKLLNPGLRGRDLADAFDTDDFNVMIAANKYQTGFDQPKLCAMYVDKKLQGVDCVQTLSRLNRLFPGKQTFILDFFNEPEDILEAFAPYYRKATLADVSDPQVVYDIKRTLDASGIYHWPEVEAFATAFFDPKAPSSRLSYHCKPAQDRFKKRYEVILEQQEIWKEERRQAEQNGDETGSKRADQELEDAGKTRDELDLFRKNLQSFVRTYEFLSQIISFDDAELEQLCVFAKHLHPLLRIDRLLEGDPLDVSELSLDSYRLTKRAEQQLNLGEKEGDYGLKPITEVGSGKPHDPETQQLNEIIERLNDLYGADISDEDKLHFANGIADRIERDDAVMAQINHHDDHQVMHGLFPKRVTDAVMDAMNDHEKLTMPLLEDEETGRQFALLILKLLAGRAGNNEYPNN
- a CDS encoding DUF2846 domain-containing protein; the encoded protein is MTFKGIGKLLLAFVALALITGCAAKAPSSENLQNELQGFKLPQQPNADEGMVYVVRPEMTGTLVRFNVFLNDQEDSSEVGHTRGSEHIYFPVEPGQHTIYSKAENWASVDVDVSPGETVFIRQHAKMGLVMARNSLSLLEAMEGEYFVKETSPGTMINR
- a CDS encoding type I restriction-modification system subunit M: MNTESHSQLAAFIWSVADLLRGDFKQSQYGRIILPFTLLRRLECVLAPTKAEVLQAAEQHQNKPEAVREKLLLRAADQPFFNASPLSLGTLSDTQTSDDLMSYVQSFSQSAREIFEHFEFESFVQQLSANDLLYKVVLQFAAIDLSPQRVSNHGMGGIFEELIRKFAESSNETAGEHFTPRDIVHLTTSLVLTGQEAKLKPNSIVTVYDPTAGTGGFLSESDEYIQQVSQNVTVSLHGQELNPESYAICKGDMLVKGQEVERIKLGNTLSGDQLAGERFDYMLSNPPFGVEWKKVQKQVTDEHRHRGYDGRFGPGLPRVSDGSLLFLMHLVAKMRTRQDGGSRIGIILNGSPLFTGGAGSGESEIRRYLLQHDLVEAIVGLPTDMFYNTGIATYIWVLSNNKPAERKGKVQLINSTGCASKMRKSLGSKRQYITDRDIDAIVRLYGAFEDSDNSKIFPIETFGYRRITVERPLRLNFEASEERLVKLDDEKAIQKLDDGEQAALKAACKQLGEQRYTNRKAFTKALNAALKAEGLKVGAPVQKAILNALSERDADADISLDKNGQPEPDTGLRDNENVPYNESVFDYFEREVKPHVPDAWIDENKRDELDGRIGIVGFEIPFNRHFYQFTPPRPLEEIDADLKACTDRIKQMIEELSA
- a CDS encoding GIY-YIG nuclease family protein — encoded protein: MTQGRSIRLFLVDGTPTGLLTAEIMNWTGHVLTGPRSRLSELVQRPECGRTGIYFLVGTDPEGDLRPLVYIGESDDVATRLKQHNRPEDKGGKDFWEKVCLITSKDQNLTKAHVKYLESLLIQKAGAVGRCKLANGTSHEYVGLPESDRADMAFFVEQVRTVLPVLGLDFLRSTTKISSSPGLERQAPTEREPNQSVSVSPRLKMEVKRQNIVAYAQEVEGEFVVLEGSLARGEWIDLKHNYRHLYKQLCDEGVLMDDGNGFKTFTRDYGFTSPSSAAAAVAGRAANGRVDWKVEATGQTYADWQDQQVNAAASMPNEGDDG
- a CDS encoding zeta toxin family protein, giving the protein MTLPNEFQAPVCWIVAGPNGAGKTTFAFNYLPQVAQCTRFINADLIAAGLSPFAPERDLVAASRIFLREIKEAIDEREDFAFETTLSGRGYSRLVERLLAEGWKVELVYLALPSVEMSRLRVAERVSHGGHNIALKDIQRRFPRSLNNLLTLYAPLVSRARCFMNDQDQPEPVFEQHGNHRQVFNTSLFDALSQEAKS
- a CDS encoding Crp/Fnr family transcriptional regulator, coding for MSEPQDFHQNALLRLLPKEELGRLLPHLEKVPLVLGQSLCESGQQMSHVYFPLDAIVSLLCVMENGASTEIAVVGHEGVVGVSLFMGGETTPSRAIVQSAGKAYRLKGQVLKNEFYRAGPMQRLLLRYTQALLTQMAQTAVCNRHHSVDQQLCRWLLLSLDRLSGDELVMTQELIANMLGVRREGVTESAGKLQKAGLISYHRGRITVTNRPGLEARVCECYSVVKREYDRLLNQHAVI